A DNA window from Ctenopharyngodon idella isolate HZGC_01 chromosome 10, HZGC01, whole genome shotgun sequence contains the following coding sequences:
- the sec14l7 gene encoding SEC14-like protein 2 isoform X3 translates to MIRKHVEFRKHMKVDTIIDDWRPPEVIERYVAGGMCGYDREGSPIWYDIIGPLDPKGLLLSASKQDCLRTKVRDAELLRQECEKQSKKLFWGDFIHQLGKHIESITIIYDCEGLGMKHLWKPVVEMYGEILTMYEENYPESLKKVLLIKAPKLFPIAYNLVKHFLREETRQKIAVLGSNWKEVLRNYVDADQLPAVYGGSMTDPDGNPLCKTMLRYGGVVPKSYYIRDSIKVQYDQCVTISRGSSYQLDYEVLFPNCLLRWQFASEGSDIGFGLYLKTKGNETKKVEAMQEILPTERYNSHLVPEDGSYTCEEPGIYVVRFDNTYSVIHSKKVSFTVDVLLPEGHTSGKQA, encoded by the exons ATGATTAGAAAG CATGTGGAGTTTCGCAAGCATATGAAAGTAGACACAATAATTGATGACTGGAGGCCGCCTGAG GTCATTGAGCGCTATGTGGCAGGTGGAATGTGTGGCTATGATCGTGAAGGAAGTCCAATCTGGTATGATATCATCGGCCCTCTTGATCCGAAAGGCCTTTTACTGTCGGCTAGCAAACAAGACTGCCTTAGGACCAAAGTCAGAGACGCCGAGCTTCTACGACAAGAGTGTGAGAAGCAGTCTAAAAAG TTGTTTTGGGGTGATTTTATTCATCAGCTTGGCAAACACATTGAATCAATCACCATCATTTATGACTGTGAAGGGCTTGGCATGAAACATCTCTGGAAGCCTGTTGTTGAGATGTACGGTGAG ATTCTGACTATGTATGAAGAAAACTATCCCGAGAGCCTAAAAAAGGTGCTTTTAATCAAAG CCCCTAAACTCTTCCCTATTGCATACAACTTGGTCAAACACTTCTTGCGTGAGGAAACAAGGCAGAAGATTGCTGTGCTGGGTT CCAACTGGAAAGAGGTGTTGAGGAACTATGTGGATGCAGATCAGTTACCTGCGGTTTATGGAGGCTCTATGACTGATCCAGATGGAAACCCTCTCTGTAAGACCATG TTACGTTATGGTGGTGTAGTGCCAAAGTCCTACTACATACGGGACTCTATCAAAGTGCAGTATGACCAGTGCGTCACAATTAGCCGTGGCTCTTCGTACCAGCTAGATTATGAGGTGCTCTTTCCAAACTGCTTGCTACG ATGGCAGTTTGCAAGCGAAGGGTCTGATATCGGTTTTGGACTTTACCTGAAGACTAAAGGGAATGAGACAAAGAAAGTGGAAGCCATGCAGGAAATACTGCCTACCGAACGTTACAATTCCCATCTAGTTCCAGAGGATGGATCCTACACCTGTGAAGAACCAGGCATct ATGTGGTCCGATTTGACAACACTTACAGTGTGATCCATTCAAAGAAGGTCAGCTTCACCGTGGACGTGCTTCTACCTGAGGGACACACATCAGGAAAACAGGCATAA